From a region of the Candidatus Omnitrophota bacterium genome:
- the cas3u gene encoding type I-U CRISPR-associated helicase/endonuclease Cas3 — protein sequence MSFPNDFHDLTGHWPFPWQEKLYKRFLSNDIPPSCNIPTGLGKTNVIAIWLIALKENKNLPRRLVYVVNRRTVVDQTTEEAVKLRINAAKIGIPDLAISTLRGQFADNREWSADPSKPAIICGTVDMIGSRLLFSGYGCGFKSKPLHAGFLGQDALLVHDEAHLEPAFQKLIESIRREQHERERTDILPWSKLRVVSLSATSRNDKNNDKTESDKPFELTDDEKNPQGKIPDPPTEPIHLVWLRLTAKKRLEFHQIEDKKDALVKKFGELAAKYKDKNCTVLIFVRTIEDVFNVEKALKKTDRPIVLLTGTIRGKERDDLVNNEYFKRFLKDAKPGPTVFLLCTSAGEVGIDISADHMICDLTPFDSMAQRLGRVHRYGEPREHKADIDVVYPMVFNEKDKLTPASIKSLELIKSLDGDASPLALMTKLNAIEKADAFTPKPTILTATDILFDAWSMTTIRQKMPGRPPVEPYLHGIRREWEPPETHVAWRDEVEIITKELSERYELEDLLEDYPLKPHELLRDTSKRVFGHLKGLADEYPDSHVWLVDFNGIVEIKSMKELEEKTIEQKTILLPPSVGGLTSSGTLDGKAVRKKRKDNDTENEQSTEPKNNVMYDVADEWFVDNERKSRRRERLWDDAEPPKGMRLVRRIDVDPDADERGSSDEESARKRFWLWYARPRSADDDLSMTAVEAVKWDRHTKDVEECAKNNTDVLLKDYQELRDAVVLAAKFHDLGKKREFWQRRIGNPNPAEWYAKSGKDSSTGKRWIPHDICPNYRHEFGSLLDLLDPKKEYHTEFNRLSDEMKDVVLHLIAAHHGFARPHFPHENAYDLNYSEGESNRVAVEVMQRFARLQRKFGRWGLAYLESLLRAADYATSANPSPCETVKQEASS from the coding sequence ATGAGTTTTCCCAACGACTTTCATGATTTGACTGGTCATTGGCCATTTCCTTGGCAAGAGAAACTATATAAACGTTTTCTATCTAATGATATTCCTCCTTCATGCAACATACCAACTGGGCTAGGTAAAACGAACGTGATAGCTATCTGGTTAATTGCGCTGAAGGAAAATAAGAATTTACCTCGCCGTCTTGTGTATGTCGTTAATCGGCGCACGGTAGTGGATCAAACAACGGAAGAGGCGGTCAAACTCCGTATCAACGCTGCGAAGATCGGCATTCCAGACCTTGCCATTAGTACGCTTCGAGGTCAGTTCGCCGATAATCGCGAGTGGTCCGCCGATCCATCAAAACCCGCGATTATTTGCGGAACGGTGGACATGATCGGCAGCCGTCTTCTCTTCAGCGGTTACGGCTGTGGATTCAAATCCAAACCTCTTCACGCAGGTTTTCTTGGTCAAGACGCATTGCTCGTGCATGATGAGGCGCATTTGGAACCAGCGTTTCAAAAACTTATTGAAAGCATCCGAAGAGAACAGCACGAGCGCGAGCGTACGGATATTTTGCCCTGGTCTAAACTTCGCGTAGTGTCGCTCTCCGCAACATCACGGAATGATAAAAATAACGATAAGACAGAGTCAGATAAACCATTCGAGTTGACTGATGATGAAAAGAATCCACAGGGTAAAATACCCGATCCGCCGACTGAACCGATTCATCTCGTTTGGCTACGACTCACGGCGAAAAAACGGCTAGAATTTCATCAGATCGAAGACAAAAAAGATGCTCTCGTGAAAAAGTTTGGCGAGTTAGCGGCTAAATACAAAGACAAAAATTGCACCGTTCTGATTTTTGTTCGAACCATCGAAGATGTTTTCAATGTGGAGAAGGCGCTGAAAAAGACGGATCGACCAATCGTTCTCTTGACTGGTACTATTCGAGGTAAAGAACGCGACGATCTAGTCAACAATGAGTATTTTAAACGATTTCTCAAAGATGCCAAACCAGGGCCAACCGTATTTCTGCTCTGTACTTCTGCAGGGGAGGTTGGCATCGATATTTCCGCCGATCATATGATTTGCGATCTTACGCCTTTCGACAGTATGGCTCAGCGATTGGGGCGCGTTCACCGATATGGCGAACCGAGAGAACATAAAGCTGACATCGATGTGGTATATCCAATGGTGTTTAACGAGAAAGACAAACTAACGCCTGCTAGTATAAAATCCCTCGAATTAATAAAATCTCTCGATGGCGACGCCAGTCCGCTCGCATTGATGACTAAACTCAACGCCATTGAAAAAGCTGACGCCTTCACGCCAAAACCTACCATTCTTACTGCTACAGACATCCTCTTCGATGCGTGGTCGATGACAACCATCCGACAAAAGATGCCGGGCCGACCTCCTGTGGAGCCGTATTTGCATGGCATCCGTCGTGAATGGGAACCTCCGGAAACGCATGTGGCTTGGCGCGATGAAGTGGAAATTATCACCAAGGAACTAAGCGAGCGATACGAACTCGAAGACTTACTGGAAGATTATCCCCTCAAGCCGCATGAGTTGCTGCGCGATACGAGCAAAAGAGTATTTGGACATTTAAAAGGGCTTGCTGATGAATATCCCGATTCACATGTTTGGCTCGTGGATTTTAACGGTATAGTCGAAATCAAATCTATGAAAGAATTAGAAGAAAAAACCATTGAACAGAAGACGATACTGTTACCGCCATCCGTTGGAGGCCTAACATCAAGCGGAACGCTTGATGGAAAAGCCGTTCGTAAAAAGAGAAAAGATAACGACACGGAGAACGAGCAGTCTACCGAACCTAAAAATAATGTGATGTACGATGTGGCCGATGAGTGGTTCGTAGACAATGAGCGCAAGTCTAGGCGTCGCGAGCGTCTTTGGGATGATGCCGAGCCTCCTAAAGGTATGCGGCTGGTTCGGCGAATCGACGTTGATCCCGATGCGGATGAACGAGGTTCTAGCGACGAAGAATCGGCTCGAAAACGCTTCTGGCTTTGGTATGCACGTCCTCGTTCAGCGGATGACGACCTTTCCATGACGGCTGTCGAGGCGGTTAAATGGGATCGCCATACTAAAGATGTGGAAGAATGCGCTAAAAACAATACAGACGTTCTTTTAAAGGATTATCAGGAACTGCGCGATGCAGTCGTGCTTGCCGCCAAATTTCACGATCTGGGCAAAAAGCGCGAATTCTGGCAGAGAAGAATCGGTAATCCGAATCCCGCCGAGTGGTACGCCAAGTCAGGGAAAGATAGCAGTACAGGTAAACGATGGATTCCGCATGATATTTGTCCCAATTACAGGCATGAATTCGGCTCCTTGTTGGATCTATTGGATCCGAAAAAGGAATATCATACGGAATTCAACCGGCTTAGCGATGAGATGAAAGATGTTGTTCTGCATTTAATCGCTGCGCATCACGGTTTCGCCCGCCCGCATTTTCCCCATGAAAACGCTTACGATCTTAACTATTCAGAAGGAGAATCCAATCGCGTCGCCGTTGAAGTCATGCAACGATTCGCTCGGCTTCAACGCAAATTTGGCCGATGGGGCTTAGCCTACCTCGAATCCCTGCTCCGCGCCGCCGACTACGCCACCAGCGCCAATCCCTCTCCCTGCGAAACTGTAAAACAGGAGGCGTCATCATGA
- a CDS encoding WYL domain-containing protein encodes MNKLTRLRKLLNLLESGEKYLTAPELAKRLDVSVRTIYRYLQELDEFGVPIDNEFGYRTSKGCSFFPFKPSSGDLRMIQDLIDTSPLAKLPDLKDHYQRLRAQLTLLLSGGDEEEDIICDSEPFVGDRLAFSLEELENACFERRICRILYHALDEEEPSYRTIHPYGIAIRLGQWYLIALDGEKNEFRIYKFLRIKTLFVTNQSFQRDADFCFDRFFEDSWNVFQGPMQTVRLRVRGMAARLASERSFPKRMEVDWQSADEAIITATMRGDQEIVNWVLSMGAEAEILAPPELREKVRQILSASLRRYED; translated from the coding sequence ATGAATAAATTGACGCGATTGCGAAAATTACTCAATCTACTGGAATCAGGAGAGAAATATTTAACGGCCCCTGAATTGGCCAAAAGGCTGGATGTATCCGTAAGAACGATTTACCGCTACTTACAAGAACTGGATGAATTCGGCGTCCCTATCGATAACGAGTTCGGTTATCGAACCTCGAAAGGCTGCTCTTTTTTCCCTTTCAAACCTAGCAGCGGCGATCTGCGGATGATTCAGGATTTGATCGATACGTCGCCTCTCGCCAAGTTGCCCGATCTTAAAGACCATTACCAAAGATTGCGCGCCCAGTTGACCTTGCTTTTAAGCGGCGGGGATGAGGAGGAAGACATTATCTGCGATTCCGAACCGTTTGTAGGAGACCGTTTGGCGTTTTCCCTAGAAGAATTGGAGAACGCTTGTTTCGAGCGCCGGATTTGCCGCATTCTCTACCATGCGTTGGACGAAGAAGAACCCTCCTATCGGACCATCCATCCTTACGGGATCGCCATCCGGCTAGGGCAGTGGTACCTGATTGCGTTGGATGGGGAAAAGAACGAATTTCGCATTTACAAATTTCTCAGAATCAAAACGTTGTTCGTAACGAACCAGTCCTTTCAACGCGACGCCGACTTTTGTTTCGACCGTTTTTTCGAGGATAGTTGGAACGTCTTCCAAGGCCCGATGCAGACCGTCCGCCTTCGCGTCCGAGGCATGGCGGCGCGCTTGGCGTCGGAACGTTCGTTTCCCAAAAGAATGGAAGTCGATTGGCAAAGCGCGGATGAAGCGATCATTACGGCCACTATGCGCGGCGATCAAGAAATCGTCAATTGGGTATTAAGCATGGGCGCCGAAGCGGAAATCCTCGCGCCCCCAGAATTACGCGAGAAAGTGCGACAAATTCTGTCAGCCTCCTTGCGCCGCTACGAAGATTGA
- the serC gene encoding 3-phosphoserine/phosphohydroxythreonine transaminase, which yields MTRIHNFSAGPAGLPLPALQKAQEELLDFKGQGMSLMEMSHRSKPFAAVIESAEANIRSLLGVPNDYAVLFLQGGASLQFAMIPMNLRAKGQSADYIHTGSWSSKAIKEAKITGAVNVVWDGKDDNYMRVPSDGELQFSPAAAYVHICSNETIGGIRYPSFPKTEAPLIADMSSEILSRAIDVKSFGLIYAGAQKNIGPSGLALLIVRKDLLERCPEDVPLFLRYKTHAAESSLYNTPNTWAIYIVQLITEWMIQMGGVAAMQKINEEKAAILYNALDSSAFWKPCAQKSSRSIMNVTWRMATEELEAKFIAEATKAGLSGLKGHRSVGGLRASIYNACAKESVEALVSFMKDFETANG from the coding sequence ATGACGCGCATTCATAATTTCAGCGCCGGACCGGCGGGGCTCCCCCTTCCGGCGCTGCAAAAAGCCCAAGAAGAACTGCTCGATTTCAAGGGTCAGGGTATGTCCCTCATGGAGATGTCCCATCGCTCCAAGCCCTTCGCCGCCGTGATCGAATCCGCCGAGGCCAATATCCGCTCCCTGCTGGGCGTCCCGAACGATTACGCCGTGCTCTTTCTTCAAGGCGGGGCCAGCCTCCAATTCGCCATGATCCCCATGAATCTGCGCGCTAAGGGACAATCGGCCGATTATATCCATACCGGCAGTTGGTCTTCCAAGGCGATCAAGGAAGCGAAAATCACCGGCGCCGTCAACGTCGTTTGGGACGGCAAGGACGACAACTACATGCGCGTTCCATCCGATGGCGAGTTGCAATTCTCTCCCGCCGCCGCTTACGTCCATATTTGCTCTAACGAAACCATCGGCGGCATCCGCTATCCCTCCTTCCCCAAGACAGAAGCGCCGTTGATCGCGGATATGTCCAGCGAAATTCTCTCCCGCGCCATCGACGTAAAATCCTTCGGCCTTATCTATGCCGGGGCGCAGAAAAACATCGGCCCCTCCGGCCTGGCTCTGCTCATCGTCCGCAAAGACTTGCTTGAACGCTGCCCGGAAGACGTTCCCCTCTTCCTGCGCTACAAAACCCATGCGGCGGAAAGCAGCCTTTATAACACCCCCAACACTTGGGCTATTTATATCGTCCAATTGATTACAGAATGGATGATCCAAATGGGCGGCGTGGCGGCGATGCAAAAGATCAACGAAGAGAAAGCAGCCATCCTTTACAACGCCCTCGATTCCAGCGCTTTTTGGAAACCCTGCGCCCAAAAATCCAGCCGCTCCATCATGAACGTCACATGGCGTATGGCGACGGAAGAATTGGAAGCGAAATTCATCGCCGAAGCGACAAAAGCAGGTCTATCCGGCCTCAAAGGCCATCGTTCCGTCGGCGGCCTGCGCGCCAGCATCTACAACGCCTGCGCGAAAGAATCCGTCGAAGCGTTAGTTTCCTTCATGAAAGACTTCGAAACCGCGAATGGATGA
- a CDS encoding LL-diaminopimelate aminotransferase, with protein sequence MSLFMEKLISQRLGGQRFGKDTAIYKFAKIKIAKRAAIAAHPGEELIDMGVGEPDDRADDSIVEVLYREALKKENRFYSDNGIPELKNAVSAYMKNRFHVDIDPETEVNHSIGSKSALSLLPYCLVNPGEIALMTVPGYPITGTISKYLGGDVYTLPLKKENRFLPDLDAIPAEIKRKAKVLYINYPNNPTGALAPQEFYEKAVRFAQENGVAVLQDGAYMELTYGEKPLSFLQTPGAKDVGVELHSLSKSFNMTGWRIGFVCGNPLLVKAFASVKDNNDSGQFIPIQKAAVYALQHPELTDKVRTKYQRRLNALCAILRKLGFFVNEPNGTFYLYFEIPKGTKSGRQFQSAEEFCDYLIREKLISSVPWDDVGHFLRFTVTFEAKDMEDEKRVIGEIEKRLSSEEFLF encoded by the coding sequence ATGAGTTTATTTATGGAGAAATTAATTTCGCAGCGTCTAGGCGGCCAACGATTCGGTAAGGACACAGCGATTTACAAGTTCGCAAAAATCAAAATCGCCAAAAGAGCCGCCATCGCTGCCCATCCCGGCGAGGAGTTGATCGATATGGGCGTCGGCGAGCCGGACGACCGGGCGGACGATTCCATCGTAGAAGTTCTTTACCGCGAAGCGCTTAAAAAAGAAAACCGCTTCTACTCCGACAATGGCATTCCCGAATTGAAAAACGCCGTTAGCGCCTACATGAAAAACCGCTTTCATGTGGATATCGATCCCGAAACGGAAGTCAATCACAGCATCGGCTCCAAATCGGCGTTGTCGCTTCTGCCCTATTGCCTCGTCAATCCCGGCGAAATCGCTTTGATGACCGTTCCCGGCTACCCCATAACCGGAACCATCAGCAAATATCTGGGAGGCGATGTTTATACTCTTCCCTTGAAAAAAGAGAATCGCTTCCTCCCCGATCTCGACGCCATTCCGGCGGAGATCAAGCGCAAAGCGAAAGTTTTATATATCAATTATCCCAACAATCCCACGGGAGCGCTGGCGCCGCAGGAGTTCTACGAAAAAGCCGTGCGCTTCGCTCAGGAAAACGGCGTCGCCGTCCTCCAGGATGGAGCCTATATGGAATTAACCTACGGAGAGAAGCCGCTTTCCTTTTTGCAAACGCCCGGCGCCAAGGATGTCGGCGTGGAATTGCATTCCCTCTCCAAATCGTTCAACATGACCGGCTGGCGCATCGGCTTCGTCTGCGGCAATCCGCTGCTGGTTAAAGCCTTCGCATCGGTGAAGGACAATAACGACTCCGGCCAGTTCATCCCCATTCAGAAAGCCGCCGTCTATGCGCTGCAACACCCGGAACTCACGGATAAAGTGCGAACGAAATATCAACGCCGCCTGAACGCTCTATGCGCCATCTTGCGAAAACTGGGATTCTTCGTCAACGAACCCAATGGAACCTTTTATCTCTATTTCGAAATTCCCAAGGGAACCAAGAGCGGACGCCAATTCCAATCCGCCGAAGAATTTTGCGACTATCTCATTCGGGAAAAACTCATATCTTCCGTGCCGTGGGACGATGTGGGCCATTTCCTGCGTTTCACCGTCACCTTCGAAGCCAAAGATATGGAAGACGAAAAGCGGGTGATTGGAGAGATCGAAAAACGGCTCTCCAGCGAGGAATTTTTATTCTGA
- the cas8c gene encoding type I-U CRISPR-associated protein Cas8c, protein MTYPEPNIRINVDVTNPGQFFACCGLLELADRLWPGAEGWFSLSNFQFCIRLKNPTNTLQELLYECKQLSFNIDDNSNGDNDDENDNALVLPILMKWKDETDAILLDWWSDKSIKPWAGSMKHKHILRAMLDAIDPAHSDPFNDMRNVYDAQRDTVPQTDGRKQRIGKSKKREPFYFDPRRGNKSHPLDSGFSPDTHHMESDCCPVVEALCFIGFQRARPAPTDTPNRSCYSVWTTPLTANVLNPAVCGILTLPNSMTCVFENYFRTDQRKHKTFSQSKLERNSNV, encoded by the coding sequence ATGACTTATCCCGAACCGAACATCCGCATCAACGTTGACGTAACCAATCCCGGCCAATTCTTCGCCTGCTGCGGGTTGCTGGAGCTGGCGGATCGGCTGTGGCCTGGGGCAGAGGGGTGGTTTAGTCTTTCTAATTTTCAGTTCTGTATCCGCCTTAAGAATCCCACTAATACATTACAAGAACTGCTTTATGAATGCAAGCAATTATCTTTTAACATTGATGATAACTCAAATGGTGATAATGATGATGAGAACGATAACGCACTAGTGCTACCAATTTTAATGAAATGGAAAGATGAAACAGATGCTATTCTTTTAGATTGGTGGAGCGATAAATCGATAAAACCTTGGGCTGGATCAATGAAGCATAAACATATTCTACGCGCTATGCTTGATGCAATTGATCCAGCACACAGTGATCCTTTTAATGATATGCGAAATGTGTACGACGCGCAGAGGGATACTGTTCCGCAAACTGATGGGAGAAAACAGCGTATCGGGAAATCGAAAAAGCGAGAACCTTTTTACTTCGATCCACGACGAGGAAATAAATCTCATCCGCTCGATTCAGGCTTCTCGCCAGATACGCATCATATGGAATCGGATTGCTGTCCAGTAGTCGAAGCGCTATGTTTTATTGGATTCCAGCGCGCCCGACCTGCCCCAACAGATACACCCAATAGATCCTGTTACTCTGTTTGGACTACTCCCTTAACCGCCAATGTATTGAATCCGGCAGTTTGCGGCATCTTGACTCTTCCTAATTCTATGACCTGCGTTTTCGAAAATTATTTTCGCACAGACCAACGCAAGCACAAAACATTTTCTCAATCTAAACTTGAAAGGAACTCCAATGTCTGA
- a CDS encoding sulfatase produces MNSLNRRYFLKNIGYGAGAIAASGLLTDGLTFAEGKKPNFVILFADDMGYGDWSRGGNPTIRTPNLNRMADEGVQMTQFYCANPVCSPSRSALLTGRNPIRTGVVQVFFPGNGHGMSLQEITIAEALKPLGYASACIGKWHLGSTQEYRPLRQGFDYYYGILYSNDMVNPDIYRNDEMIEHPADQTTLTKRYTEEAVRFIEKSKDQPFLLYLPYTMPHVPIAASQDFLGQSRRGLFGDVIEEIDWSVGRINETLDNLGLSENTLVMFTSDNGPWMIKDQKGGSAGLLRGAKGDTWEGGMREPFVARWKGTLPAGRVCMDVGSTLDFFPTCVKLAGAEIPQDRPIDGIDLMPTLLGKESPERTIYFYRGEHLRAIRKGKWKLHFSYYDLDHYDFRLDDSKKGWITPEKPLLFDLEADPSERFDLASQFPEVAKDLTETAERYKEEIRKNGENQDLIDWFVKDWPTASRKGD; encoded by the coding sequence ATGAATTCATTAAATAGACGGTATTTCTTGAAAAATATCGGATACGGCGCAGGAGCGATAGCGGCGAGCGGTTTATTGACGGATGGATTAACCTTCGCCGAAGGCAAGAAGCCCAATTTCGTGATTCTCTTCGCGGACGATATGGGCTACGGCGATTGGAGCCGGGGCGGCAATCCCACTATCCGCACGCCCAACCTCAACCGTATGGCGGACGAGGGCGTACAGATGACGCAGTTCTATTGCGCCAATCCCGTCTGTTCCCCCTCGCGCTCCGCCCTACTTACGGGAAGGAATCCCATCCGCACCGGCGTCGTCCAGGTATTTTTCCCCGGAAACGGGCACGGCATGTCTTTGCAGGAAATTACGATCGCCGAAGCGCTCAAGCCATTAGGATATGCTTCCGCCTGCATCGGCAAATGGCACTTGGGAAGCACGCAGGAATACCGCCCCTTGCGCCAGGGATTCGATTATTACTACGGCATTCTCTACAGTAACGATATGGTTAATCCCGACATCTACCGCAATGACGAAATGATCGAGCATCCCGCGGATCAAACCACCTTGACGAAGCGCTACACCGAAGAAGCCGTTCGGTTTATCGAAAAATCCAAGGATCAGCCCTTCCTTCTCTATTTGCCCTACACCATGCCGCACGTCCCCATCGCCGCCTCCCAGGATTTTCTCGGCCAATCCCGACGCGGCCTCTTCGGCGACGTCATCGAAGAGATCGACTGGAGCGTAGGCCGCATCAACGAAACTTTGGATAACCTGGGACTGAGCGAAAACACCCTCGTGATGTTCACCAGCGACAACGGCCCTTGGATGATTAAAGATCAAAAAGGCGGTTCCGCCGGACTATTGCGCGGGGCTAAGGGCGATACGTGGGAAGGCGGGATGCGCGAACCCTTCGTCGCCCGCTGGAAAGGAACGCTTCCCGCCGGACGCGTCTGCATGGACGTCGGTTCCACGCTCGATTTCTTTCCCACTTGCGTTAAATTGGCGGGCGCTGAGATTCCCCAAGATCGCCCCATTGACGGCATCGATTTGATGCCAACGCTCCTGGGAAAGGAATCGCCTGAGCGAACCATCTATTTCTATCGCGGCGAACATCTGCGCGCCATCCGCAAAGGCAAATGGAAACTGCATTTCAGTTACTACGACCTCGATCATTACGATTTTCGCCTAGACGACTCCAAGAAAGGCTGGATCACGCCGGAAAAACCGCTGCTCTTCGATCTCGAGGCCGACCCTTCCGAACGCTTCGATCTCGCGAGTCAATTCCCGGAAGTTGCGAAGGATTTGACGGAAACCGCCGAACGCTATAAGGAAGAAATCCGTAAAAATGGCGAGAACCAAGACCTGATCGATTGGTTCGTTAAGGATTGGCCTACTGCATCAAGGAAAGGCGACTAA
- a CDS encoding aminotransferase class I/II-fold pyridoxal phosphate-dependent enzyme: MNPLAKELNEAIAADNPAVLEMLSNLGKELFMPKGILTQSAEAKEKAHKFNATIGIATEGAGPMYLPAIHAKLSAFAPKDLFPYAPNTGKPELRKLWKEKMVKENPSLAGKTISNPLCTNALTHGLSLVADMFVDRGDYIVLTDKFWGNYNLTFAVRCGGVMTPCNTFTPQGGFDVQALLNKTRECGKEKGKVIVLLNFPNNPSGYTPTAAEGKAIADGLVEIAESGVKIVAVTDDAYFSLFYEDSMTESIFGLIANRSKNLLAIKLDGATKEEFVWGFRVGFITFAASAPGADANLLTALEKKVAGDIRGTISNCPHPSQTFVIDILQNPEFPAQKRQKYEILKVRALTVKEVLKTGNYGDQFEFYPFNSGYFMCLKLKNVEAEPLRVHLLNQYGVGTISVNKTDLRIAFSSVEADQIQELFDIIYQGCKDLA, encoded by the coding sequence ATGAATCCGTTGGCCAAAGAATTAAACGAAGCGATCGCCGCCGATAATCCGGCCGTACTGGAGATGCTCTCCAACCTGGGCAAAGAGCTCTTTATGCCGAAAGGGATTCTCACCCAATCGGCGGAGGCCAAAGAAAAAGCCCACAAATTCAACGCCACCATCGGCATCGCCACGGAAGGCGCCGGCCCCATGTATCTGCCCGCCATCCACGCCAAACTAAGCGCCTTCGCTCCCAAAGACCTTTTCCCTTACGCTCCCAATACGGGAAAACCGGAACTGCGCAAGTTGTGGAAAGAGAAGATGGTGAAGGAAAATCCCTCGCTGGCGGGCAAGACCATCAGCAATCCCCTCTGCACCAACGCGTTGACGCACGGCCTCAGCCTCGTCGCCGATATGTTCGTCGACCGGGGCGACTACATCGTTTTGACCGACAAGTTTTGGGGCAACTACAACCTAACCTTCGCCGTGCGCTGCGGCGGCGTCATGACGCCTTGCAATACCTTCACGCCTCAAGGCGGCTTCGACGTTCAGGCTTTGTTGAACAAAACGCGGGAATGCGGCAAGGAAAAAGGCAAAGTCATCGTCCTGCTCAATTTCCCCAATAATCCATCCGGCTACACGCCGACCGCCGCCGAAGGAAAAGCCATCGCCGACGGTCTAGTGGAAATCGCCGAAAGCGGCGTCAAAATCGTCGCCGTTACCGACGACGCCTATTTCAGCCTTTTCTACGAAGACAGCATGACGGAATCCATCTTCGGCCTCATCGCCAACCGTAGCAAAAACCTGCTCGCCATTAAACTGGACGGCGCCACCAAGGAAGAATTCGTCTGGGGCTTCCGCGTCGGCTTCATCACTTTCGCCGCCAGCGCTCCCGGAGCGGACGCCAACCTGTTGACCGCCTTGGAAAAGAAAGTCGCGGGCGATATCCGGGGCACCATCTCCAACTGCCCACATCCCTCGCAGACATTCGTCATCGACATTTTGCAGAATCCCGAATTCCCGGCGCAGAAACGGCAGAAATACGAAATATTGAAAGTGCGGGCGCTTACGGTGAAGGAAGTACTAAAGACCGGCAATTACGGCGATCAATTCGAATTCTATCCCTTCAATTCCGGTTATTTCATGTGCCTGAAATTGAAAAACGTCGAAGCGGAGCCGTTGCGAGTACATCTCTTGAACCAGTACGGCGTAGGGACCATTTCCGTCAACAAAACCGATCTGCGCATCGCCTTCTCCAGCGTGGAAGCCGATCAAATCCAGGAACTCTTCGATATAATTTATCAAGGATGCAAAGACCTGGCGTAA
- a CDS encoding transposase, which yields MTKYRRAVLTGELGNRVRKLIREICGTHEVSIMNLKTAFDN from the coding sequence ATCACGAAATATCGCCGAGCGGTATTGACCGGGGAATTAGGGAATCGAGTGAGAAAATTGATCCGAGAAATATGTGGAACCCATGAGGTTAGCATAATGAACCTAAAAACGGCATTTGACAATTAG